From the Oryza glaberrima chromosome 5, OglaRS2, whole genome shotgun sequence genome, one window contains:
- the LOC127774548 gene encoding phosphoinositide phospholipase C 2-like isoform X1, with amino-acid sequence MTTYRVCCFLRRFRAASNEPSEELGDVFQAYADGGGGVMGEEALRRFLREVQGEAAGGGDDELEATAREVMAFAAEQRLLRKGGAAAAGGGLTVEGFHRWLCSDANAALDPQKRVYQDMGLPLSHYFIYTGHNSYLTGNQLSSGCSEVPIVKALHDGVRVIELDLWPNAAKDAVEVLHGRTLTSPVGLMKCLEAIREHAFVASPYPVILTLEDHLTPDLQSKVAKMIKETFGDMLYVSETENMAEFPSPDELKGKIIVSTKPPKEYLQTKNDADADEAGVWGEEITDDKVAATAMTTEEKCAAAEEAVAAAAVDEEMQEAETDKKTQHGVDNEYRRLIAIPLTRRKHDMDQDLKVDPDMVTRLSLGEKAYEKAIVTHGAHIIRFTQWNLLRIFPRSTRITSSNYNPLMGWRYGVQMVAANMQGHGRKLWLTQGMFRANGGCGYVKKPDILMNNDPDKLFDPTSKLPVKTRLKVTVYMGDGWRFDFRKTHFDKCSPPDFYARVGIAGVEADTRMEQTKVKMDTWIPAWDHEFEFPLSVPELALLRVEVHESDNHQKDDFGGQTCLPVWELRRGIRSVRLCDHRGEPLRSVKLLMRFDFT; translated from the exons ATGACGACGTACAGGGTGTGCTGCTTCCTGCGGCGGTTCAGGGCGGCGTCGAACGAGCCGTCGGAGGAGCTCGGCGACGTGTTCCAGGCgtacgccgacggcggcggcggcgtgatggGGGAGGAGGCGCTGAGGCGGTTCCTCCGGGAGGTGCAgggggaggccgccggcggcggcgacgacgagctggaggcgacggcgagggaggtGATGGCCTTCGCGGCGGAGCAGAGGCTGCTCAGGaagggcggcgccgctgccgccggcggcgggctcaCCGTCGAGGGCTTCCACCGCTGGCTGTGCAGCGACGCCAACGCTGCACTGGATCCTCAGAAACGG GTATATCAAGACATGGGATTGCCTCTGTCACACTACTTCATCTACACGGGGCACAACTCATACCTGACGGGGAACCAGCTGAGCAGCGGGTGCAGCGAGGTGCCCATCGTGAAGGCCCTCCACGACGGCGTCCGTGTCATCGAGCTCGACCTCTGGCCCAACGCTGCCAAGGACGCCGTCGAGGTCCTCCACGGCAG GACGCTGACATCGCCGGTGGGTCTGATGAAATGCCTTGAGGCCATCAGGGAGCACGCGTTCGTCGCCTCCCCTTACCCTGTCATCCTCACCCTCGAAGATCACCTCACTCCCGACCTCCAATCCAAAGTCGCCAAG ATGATCAAGGAGACGTTCGGTGACATGCTCTACGTCTCTGAAACTGAGAACATGGCGGAATTCCCTTCGCCGGACGAGCTCAAGGGGAAGATCATCGTGTCGACGAAGCCGCCCAAGGAGTACCTCCAGACCAagaacgacgccgacgccgacgaggccggcgtCTGGGGCGAGGAGATCACCGACGAcaaggtggcggcgacggcgatgacgacaGAAGAGAaatgcgcggcggcggaggaagcagtcgccgccgccgccgtcgacgaggagaTGCAGGAGGCCGAGACGGACAAGAAGACGCAGCACGGGGTGGACAACGAGTACAGGCGCCTCATCGCCATCCCTCTGACAAGAAGAAAGCACGACATGGATCAGGACCTCAAGGTCGATCCCGACATGGTGACGCGCCTCAGCCTCGGGGAGAAGGCCTACGAGAAGGCCATTGTCACCCATGGAGCTCACATTATCAG GTTTACGCAGTGGAACTTGCTGAGGATATTCCCTCGGTCGACGCGCATTACGTCTTCGAATTATAATCCTTTGATGGGTTGGAGGTATGGAGTTCAGATGGTTGCAGCAAACATGCAG GGCCATGGAAGAAAGCTGTGGCTGACTCAGGGGATGTTCCGAGCAAACGGCGGTTGCGGTTACGTCAAAAAGCCTGATATTCTGATGAACAACGATCCAGATAAACTGTTTGATCCTACATCCAAACTACCAGTAAAGACAAGACTAAAG GTGACGGTGTACATGGGAGACGGATGGCGATTCGACTTCCGCAAGACACATTTCGACAAATGCTCACCCCCAGACTTCTATGCAAGG GTGGGTATAGCCGGAGTAGAAGCAGACACGAGGATGGAGCAGACGAAGGTGAAGATGGACACGTGGATTCCGGCATGGGATCACGAGTTCGAGTTCCCGTTGAGCGTGCCGGAGCTGGCGCTGCTCCGGGTGGAGGTGCACGAGTCCGACAACCACCAGAAGGACGACTTCGGCGGGCAGACCTGCCTGCCGGTGTGGGAGCTCCGGCGAGGCATCCGGTCCGTCAGGCTCTGCGACCACCGCGGCGAGCCCCTCCGCTCCGTCAAGCTCCTCATGCGCTTCGACTTCACCTGA
- the LOC127773249 gene encoding uncharacterized protein At4g08330, chloroplastic-like, translated as MAMKKPDQPALDLPSSLSTVSYCCGACGYDLKLSSSARDTAGMVVAGGGGGYRRRRGVVRFGAIDDARFGHVDEFRCVDVRARRLFTRRTRLLCRKCGAHVGFAYDDRAARSPPRPRYDIKIRALHPIEAPQPSDL; from the exons ATGGCGATGAAGAAGCCAGATCAGCCAGCTCTTGATCTTCCCAGTAGCCTCTCCACTGTCTCCTACTG CTGCGGGGCGTGCGGGTACGACCTGAAGCTGAGCTCGTCGGCGAGGGACACGGCGGGgatggtcgtcgccggcggcggcgggggataccggaggcggcggggggtgGTGAGGTTCGGCGCCATCGACGACGCGAGGTTCGGGCACGTGGACGAGTTCCGGTGCGTGGacgtgcgcgcgcgccgcctcttCACGCGGCGGACGCGCCTCCTCTGCCGCAAGTGCGGCGCCCACGTCGGCTTCGCCTACGACGACCgcgccgcccgctcgccgccgcggccgcgctacGACATCAAGATCCGCGCCCTCCACCCCATCGAGGCACCTCAGCCGTCCGATCTCTGA
- the LOC127774548 gene encoding phosphoinositide phospholipase C 2-like isoform X2, translating to MGLPLSHYFIYTGHNSYLTGNQLSSGCSEVPIVKALHDGVRVIELDLWPNAAKDAVEVLHGRTLTSPVGLMKCLEAIREHAFVASPYPVILTLEDHLTPDLQSKVAKMIKETFGDMLYVSETENMAEFPSPDELKGKIIVSTKPPKEYLQTKNDADADEAGVWGEEITDDKVAATAMTTEEKCAAAEEAVAAAAVDEEMQEAETDKKTQHGVDNEYRRLIAIPLTRRKHDMDQDLKVDPDMVTRLSLGEKAYEKAIVTHGAHIIRFTQWNLLRIFPRSTRITSSNYNPLMGWRYGVQMVAANMQGHGRKLWLTQGMFRANGGCGYVKKPDILMNNDPDKLFDPTSKLPVKTRLKVTVYMGDGWRFDFRKTHFDKCSPPDFYARVGIAGVEADTRMEQTKVKMDTWIPAWDHEFEFPLSVPELALLRVEVHESDNHQKDDFGGQTCLPVWELRRGIRSVRLCDHRGEPLRSVKLLMRFDFT from the exons ATGGGATTGCCTCTGTCACACTACTTCATCTACACGGGGCACAACTCATACCTGACGGGGAACCAGCTGAGCAGCGGGTGCAGCGAGGTGCCCATCGTGAAGGCCCTCCACGACGGCGTCCGTGTCATCGAGCTCGACCTCTGGCCCAACGCTGCCAAGGACGCCGTCGAGGTCCTCCACGGCAG GACGCTGACATCGCCGGTGGGTCTGATGAAATGCCTTGAGGCCATCAGGGAGCACGCGTTCGTCGCCTCCCCTTACCCTGTCATCCTCACCCTCGAAGATCACCTCACTCCCGACCTCCAATCCAAAGTCGCCAAG ATGATCAAGGAGACGTTCGGTGACATGCTCTACGTCTCTGAAACTGAGAACATGGCGGAATTCCCTTCGCCGGACGAGCTCAAGGGGAAGATCATCGTGTCGACGAAGCCGCCCAAGGAGTACCTCCAGACCAagaacgacgccgacgccgacgaggccggcgtCTGGGGCGAGGAGATCACCGACGAcaaggtggcggcgacggcgatgacgacaGAAGAGAaatgcgcggcggcggaggaagcagtcgccgccgccgccgtcgacgaggagaTGCAGGAGGCCGAGACGGACAAGAAGACGCAGCACGGGGTGGACAACGAGTACAGGCGCCTCATCGCCATCCCTCTGACAAGAAGAAAGCACGACATGGATCAGGACCTCAAGGTCGATCCCGACATGGTGACGCGCCTCAGCCTCGGGGAGAAGGCCTACGAGAAGGCCATTGTCACCCATGGAGCTCACATTATCAG GTTTACGCAGTGGAACTTGCTGAGGATATTCCCTCGGTCGACGCGCATTACGTCTTCGAATTATAATCCTTTGATGGGTTGGAGGTATGGAGTTCAGATGGTTGCAGCAAACATGCAG GGCCATGGAAGAAAGCTGTGGCTGACTCAGGGGATGTTCCGAGCAAACGGCGGTTGCGGTTACGTCAAAAAGCCTGATATTCTGATGAACAACGATCCAGATAAACTGTTTGATCCTACATCCAAACTACCAGTAAAGACAAGACTAAAG GTGACGGTGTACATGGGAGACGGATGGCGATTCGACTTCCGCAAGACACATTTCGACAAATGCTCACCCCCAGACTTCTATGCAAGG GTGGGTATAGCCGGAGTAGAAGCAGACACGAGGATGGAGCAGACGAAGGTGAAGATGGACACGTGGATTCCGGCATGGGATCACGAGTTCGAGTTCCCGTTGAGCGTGCCGGAGCTGGCGCTGCTCCGGGTGGAGGTGCACGAGTCCGACAACCACCAGAAGGACGACTTCGGCGGGCAGACCTGCCTGCCGGTGTGGGAGCTCCGGCGAGGCATCCGGTCCGTCAGGCTCTGCGACCACCGCGGCGAGCCCCTCCGCTCCGTCAAGCTCCTCATGCGCTTCGACTTCACCTGA